GCCATCCCCGCTTCCCATTGTCCTTTGGGAATGCTTTCGACTCCAGCCCGCACTATTTCTGTAGAATATGCCCCAAAATTAACCGCCAAAGAAAGAATTGCCGCTTGTTCTGCCGATAGCTTGATGCCTAGATTGGGCAGACCAAAAAAGATAAAAAATAACTGAATTAAATAGGGTGTGTTGCGAATCACCTCTACATAAGCCAAAGCGATCGCATTAAGAATTTTATTGTCAGAAGTCCGACATAGTGAACCTAAAATACCAATAATCAGCCCAAAGGCGATCGCCAGGAACGAGATCTTTATAGTCAGCCAAGCTCCAGCCAGCAAGACATCGATATTTTCCCAGATTACGGAAAAATCAAATGTGTAGTTCATTTTTATGCCAAAAGATATAACTTCTGTTTGCCTGAATTACCTGTGTACCATATACATTAATTTGAATAAATACTGTATGGAAAAATACAAAGTGGCTGTAATCATTTGTAAGGGCGAACGGTGAGGTAGTAAAAACCATTTAAAGCCTAATGTGAATTAGCGGTCAGACCCCCTAAAGGGTTTAACAGTTTGCTCAACGGGTCACAGACCCGCAACGCAACTGTCTCACCGCGTCGCCGTCAGAGGTCAGACCCCGCGTCGACGCAAGGCGCAAGGGAATGCTGACCTAGCAAGGGAATGCTTATTCACGCTTTTAAATAAAATTGGTCTGTAAAGCCACAATTTGTTCCTGGGGGAACTTTCCCCCAGACCCCCAGCTGGGGACGTGACGACCCTCCCCAGACCCCTTCCGTAAACATTGACATCGATTCTTCCTATAATTTATTAGAGTCTAAATCAGCATAATACAGTTAAATTCGCCTCAGTTTAATTTAAACAAGAAATCTCTCTACTTACCGAGATATATAGGTTTTCTCTAAAATAAAAAAAGAAAGTTAATTCACATT
This DNA window, taken from Pleurocapsa sp. FMAR1, encodes the following:
- a CDS encoding amino acid ABC transporter permease; the encoded protein is MNYTFDFSVIWENIDVLLAGAWLTIKISFLAIAFGLIIGILGSLCRTSDNKILNAIALAYVEVIRNTPYLIQLFFIFFGLPNLGIKLSAEQAAILSLAVNFGAYSTEIVRAGVESIPKGQWEAGMAIGFKKLAIFRYIIIPPALANIYRALIGQVILAVLFTSVVSQIAAEDLTYAGDYLNSRTFRSFEIYFTLALLYLVIVWLIKGVAFLIEDRAFKFAKYRR